A section of the Rhizomicrobium sp. genome encodes:
- the purB gene encoding adenylosuccinate lyase yields the protein MIPRYARAEMVSLWSDETKYRIHFEIEAYAAEAMAELGVIPKEAAATIREKGRDAKIDVARIEEIEKETRHETIAFTTHLAELIGPAARFVHQGMTSSDVLDTTLSVQLARATDILVADVDLLLAALKKRAFEHKYTVTIGRSHGIHGEPTTFGLKLAGFYAEFVRAKARLIAAKAEIATCAISGAMGTFANVDPRVEEHVAKMLGLTVEPVSTQVIPRDRHAAYFAALGVVASSIERLATEIRHLQRTEVLEAQEFFAEGQKGSSAMPHKRNPVLSENLTGLARMVRAYVMPAMENVALWHERDISHSSVERFIGPDATITLDFALARAAGVVDKLLVRADRMKKNLESTQGIIHSQRALLALTQAGIEREAAYKLVQKNAMRAWAGEGTLLDLLKADPEVSKSVPAKALEAMFDVEYHTKEVDTIFKRVFGEK from the coding sequence ATGATTCCCCGCTACGCGCGCGCCGAGATGGTTTCGCTCTGGTCGGACGAAACCAAATACCGCATCCATTTCGAGATCGAGGCTTACGCCGCCGAGGCGATGGCGGAGCTCGGCGTCATCCCGAAAGAAGCCGCCGCCACGATCCGGGAGAAGGGCCGCGACGCGAAAATCGACGTCGCGCGAATCGAGGAGATCGAGAAGGAGACGCGGCACGAGACCATCGCCTTCACCACCCATCTGGCGGAGCTGATCGGCCCCGCGGCGCGCTTCGTGCACCAGGGCATGACCTCGTCCGACGTGCTGGACACCACGCTGTCCGTGCAGCTCGCGCGCGCCACCGACATCCTGGTCGCCGATGTCGATCTGCTGCTGGCGGCGCTCAAGAAACGCGCCTTCGAGCACAAATACACCGTCACCATCGGCCGCAGCCACGGCATCCATGGCGAGCCGACCACATTCGGCCTGAAGCTCGCGGGTTTCTATGCCGAGTTCGTGCGCGCCAAGGCGCGGCTGATCGCGGCGAAGGCGGAGATCGCGACCTGCGCCATCTCTGGCGCGATGGGGACCTTCGCCAATGTCGATCCGCGCGTGGAAGAGCACGTCGCGAAGATGCTCGGCCTGACGGTCGAACCGGTATCGACCCAGGTGATCCCGCGCGACCGGCACGCGGCCTATTTCGCGGCGCTGGGCGTGGTGGCGAGCTCGATCGAGCGGCTGGCGACGGAGATCCGCCATCTGCAGCGCACCGAGGTGCTGGAGGCGCAGGAATTCTTCGCCGAGGGGCAGAAGGGCTCCTCCGCCATGCCGCACAAGAGAAATCCCGTGCTGAGCGAGAACCTGACAGGCCTGGCGCGCATGGTGCGGGCCTATGTCATGCCGGCGATGGAGAACGTCGCCCTGTGGCACGAGCGGGACATCTCGCATTCCTCGGTCGAGCGTTTCATCGGGCCGGACGCGACCATCACGCTGGACTTCGCGCTGGCGCGCGCCGCGGGCGTGGTCGACAAGCTCCTGGTGCGCGCCGACCGGATGAAGAAGAACCTGGAGTCGACGCAAGGCATCATCCATTCGCAGCGCGCCCTGCTGGCGCTGACCCAGGCGGGGATCGAGCGCGAGGCGGCCTACAAACTGGTGCAGAAGAACGCGATGCGCGCCTGGGCCGGCGAGGGCACGCTGCTGGACTTGCTGAAGGCCGATCCGGAGGTCTCCAAATCGGTGCCGGCCAAAGCGCTCGAGGCGATGTTCGACGTCGAGTACCACACCAAGGAAGTCGACACGATCTTCAAGCGGGTGTTCGGAGAAAAATAA
- a CDS encoding SemiSWEET transporter has translation MITLIGLAAAFCTTIAYLPQVIHTWRTRSTGDLSLPMFLVMTTGVALWLVYGLFIGDAPLIAANGTTVVLTGTILYFKLRHG, from the coding sequence ATGATCACACTGATCGGCCTCGCGGCCGCCTTCTGCACGACCATCGCCTATCTGCCGCAGGTCATCCACACCTGGCGCACGCGCTCGACCGGCGACCTGTCGCTGCCGATGTTCCTGGTGATGACGACGGGCGTGGCGCTGTGGCTGGTCTACGGCCTCTTCATCGGCGATGCGCCGCTGATCGCCGCCAACGGCACGACCGTCGTGCTAACCGGCACCATCCTCTACTTCAAGCTGCGGCATGGCTGA
- a CDS encoding cytochrome P450, whose product MATALDNDLVSNVVFGDDKKIHALLADLRRNDPVHWTEPDGFRPFWALTKHADILEIEKLNDQFHNEPRSVLASKQAEHDMAAMWGGPDPKTGRVSPFRTLIDMDGADHRAYRGLAQSWFMPPNLRKNLEARTHELAKRYVDRMMELGPECDFAKDIAVYYPLHVIMSILGVPESDEPLMLKLTQELFGGGDPDMQRKDRDPNTNVIADFFMYFNKMTEERRAHPGEDLASVIANGKVNGAPLGPIETGSYYVIVATAGHDTTSSSIAGGLRALIEHPDQLKKLQANPELLGTAVDEMIRWSTPVQHFMRTNVGDDYVLRGKTIRTGEAVQLLYISANRDEEVWPDAFDFRVDRENNRHVAFGYGAHLCLGQHLAKMEIRAFFKELLGRLESIEMTGESKRVQATFVSGLKTLPVRYKLRAE is encoded by the coding sequence ATGGCGACCGCTCTCGACAACGATCTCGTCTCCAACGTCGTCTTCGGCGACGACAAGAAGATCCATGCGCTGCTGGCCGATCTGCGCAGGAACGATCCGGTGCACTGGACCGAGCCGGACGGCTTTCGGCCGTTCTGGGCGCTCACCAAGCACGCCGACATTCTCGAGATCGAGAAGCTGAACGACCAGTTCCACAACGAGCCGCGCTCGGTGCTTGCCAGCAAACAGGCCGAGCACGACATGGCGGCGATGTGGGGCGGGCCCGATCCGAAGACCGGCCGGGTCTCGCCTTTCCGCACCCTGATCGACATGGACGGCGCCGACCACCGCGCCTATCGCGGGCTGGCGCAATCCTGGTTCATGCCGCCGAATTTGCGCAAGAATCTCGAGGCGCGCACGCACGAACTCGCCAAGCGCTATGTCGACCGCATGATGGAGCTGGGGCCGGAATGCGACTTCGCCAAGGACATCGCGGTCTACTATCCGCTGCATGTCATCATGTCGATCCTGGGCGTGCCGGAGAGCGACGAGCCCCTGATGCTGAAGCTGACGCAGGAATTGTTCGGCGGCGGCGATCCCGACATGCAGCGCAAGGACCGCGATCCGAACACCAATGTCATCGCCGACTTCTTCATGTACTTCAACAAGATGACGGAGGAACGCCGGGCCCATCCGGGCGAGGATCTGGCCTCCGTCATCGCCAACGGCAAGGTGAACGGCGCGCCGCTCGGGCCGATCGAGACCGGGTCGTATTACGTCATCGTGGCGACGGCGGGCCATGACACGACCAGCTCGTCCATCGCCGGCGGCCTGCGCGCGCTGATCGAGCATCCAGACCAATTGAAGAAGCTTCAGGCCAATCCCGAGCTTCTCGGCACCGCGGTGGACGAGATGATCCGCTGGTCGACGCCGGTGCAGCATTTCATGCGCACCAATGTCGGCGACGACTACGTCCTGCGCGGCAAGACGATCCGGACCGGGGAGGCGGTGCAGCTTCTCTACATCTCCGCCAACCGCGACGAGGAGGTGTGGCCCGACGCCTTCGACTTCCGCGTCGACCGCGAGAACAACCGCCATGTCGCCTTCGGCTATGGCGCGCATCTGTGCCTCGGCCAGCATCTCGCCAAGATGGAGATCCGCGCCTTTTTCAAGGAGCTGCTCGGCCGTCTCGAATCGATCGAGATGACCGGCGAATCCAAGCGCGTGCAGGCGACCTTCGTGAGCGGCTTGAAAACATTGCCGGTGCGCTACAAGCTCCGGGCGGAATGA
- a CDS encoding pyrroloquinoline quinone-dependent dehydrogenase encodes MRSVLIGAAVAALAVLPGLARGGEPGWPAYGGDPGGQRYSAARQITPANVATLSVAWRYSTGDMVRRAGAMKRASFENTPILADGRLYVCSPFNEVSALDPGTGKELWRFDPHLNDDIRYPNDYICRGVAYASHLGAPGGACAARIYLNTADRRLIALDAASGRPCAGFGGGGTVVIPPGEQREGRTRRFGRIHTTSAPVVSHGLVIVGSAIDDNQKVDELRGTVHAFDAVTGALKWSFDPLADQAPPFRAGSANVWAPMSVDEARGLVILPVSSASPDFFGGLRVGAGKYANSIVALHVADGSVAWSFQTTHHDVWDYDIPAQPTLGTVTYNGKTVAAVLQPTKQGLLFTVNRDTGLAVIPVVERAVPQGGVPGEHLSPTQPFPIAPAPLAPSRIAPDDAFGLTFWDRGACRDKIATARHDGLYTPPSTQGTILYPFTGGGTNWGGLAFDAAHDIVYVNTSSAMHLVTLIRQKQFQEVRERFFDKEVSPNDGAPFGMMRETLLSPIGMPCNPPPWGQLHAIDMHSGRILWSVPLGTTEDMAPFSEYLLGKTGTPNLGGPMVTAGGLVFIGAAMDNYLRAFDAKNGAELWRGRLPAGGQATPMTYIWKGRQYVVIAAGGHSKLNTKRGDQVLAFALPN; translated from the coding sequence ATGCGCAGTGTCCTCATCGGTGCGGCGGTCGCGGCCTTGGCCGTTCTGCCCGGCCTGGCCCGGGGCGGCGAGCCTGGCTGGCCGGCCTATGGCGGCGATCCGGGCGGCCAGCGCTATTCGGCGGCGCGCCAGATCACGCCGGCCAATGTCGCGACCCTGTCGGTCGCCTGGCGCTATTCGACCGGCGATATGGTGCGCCGTGCCGGCGCGATGAAGCGGGCCTCGTTCGAGAACACGCCGATCCTGGCCGACGGCCGGCTCTATGTCTGCTCGCCCTTCAACGAGGTCAGCGCCCTCGACCCCGGCACGGGCAAGGAGCTCTGGCGCTTCGACCCCCATCTGAACGACGACATCCGCTATCCCAACGACTACATCTGCCGGGGCGTCGCCTATGCGAGCCATCTGGGCGCGCCGGGCGGCGCCTGCGCTGCGCGCATCTACCTCAACACCGCCGACCGCCGCCTGATCGCGCTGGACGCGGCCAGCGGCAGGCCCTGTGCCGGCTTCGGCGGCGGGGGAACCGTCGTGATCCCGCCCGGCGAGCAGCGCGAAGGCAGGACCAGGCGCTTCGGCCGCATCCACACGACCTCGGCGCCGGTGGTGAGTCACGGCCTGGTCATCGTCGGCTCGGCGATCGACGACAATCAGAAGGTCGACGAATTGCGCGGCACGGTGCATGCCTTCGACGCCGTCACCGGCGCGCTCAAATGGAGCTTCGATCCGCTCGCCGATCAGGCGCCGCCCTTCCGCGCCGGGTCGGCGAATGTCTGGGCGCCGATGAGCGTCGACGAGGCACGCGGCCTCGTCATCCTGCCGGTGTCGAGCGCCAGCCCCGACTTCTTCGGCGGGCTGCGCGTGGGCGCGGGCAAGTATGCGAACTCCATCGTCGCGCTGCATGTCGCGGACGGCAGCGTCGCCTGGTCGTTCCAGACCACGCATCACGACGTGTGGGACTACGACATCCCCGCCCAGCCGACGCTCGGCACCGTTACCTACAACGGAAAGACGGTCGCCGCCGTGCTGCAGCCGACCAAGCAGGGATTGCTGTTCACCGTGAACCGCGACACCGGCCTAGCCGTCATTCCGGTCGTGGAGCGCGCCGTGCCGCAAGGCGGCGTGCCGGGAGAGCACCTGTCGCCGACGCAGCCTTTCCCGATCGCGCCCGCGCCGCTGGCGCCCAGCCGAATCGCGCCGGACGATGCCTTCGGCCTGACCTTCTGGGATCGCGGCGCGTGCCGCGACAAGATCGCCACCGCGCGCCATGACGGGCTTTACACGCCGCCCTCGACGCAGGGCACGATCCTCTATCCCTTCACCGGCGGCGGCACGAATTGGGGCGGCCTCGCCTTCGATGCGGCGCACGACATCGTCTATGTCAACACGTCGAGCGCGATGCATCTGGTGACGCTGATCCGGCAGAAGCAGTTCCAGGAGGTCCGCGAGCGCTTCTTCGACAAGGAGGTCTCGCCCAATGACGGCGCGCCCTTCGGCATGATGCGCGAGACGCTGCTGTCGCCCATCGGCATGCCGTGCAACCCGCCGCCCTGGGGCCAGCTTCACGCGATCGACATGCACAGCGGCCGCATCCTCTGGTCGGTGCCGCTCGGCACGACGGAGGACATGGCGCCGTTCAGCGAATATCTGCTGGGAAAGACCGGCACGCCCAATCTCGGCGGGCCCATGGTGACCGCAGGAGGTCTGGTCTTCATCGGCGCCGCGATGGACAATTACCTGCGCGCCTTCGACGCGAAGAACGGCGCGGAACTGTGGCGCGGCCGCCTGCCGGCCGGCGGCCAGGCGACGCCGATGACCTATATCTGGAAGGGCCGCCAATATGTCGTGATCGCGGCGGGCGGCCATTCGAAGCTCAACACCAAGCGCGGCGATCAGGTATTGGCCTTTGCGCTGCCGAATTGA
- a CDS encoding LytTR family DNA-binding domain-containing protein has translation MSGDKSGTDGWRAFLYGLAFTAAVVAAVNIVNVITIGHEQPRFGLAGPIVWEGSSWITFNLFAWIAWLALRLVPLDSRPRWRVPLVHAAAAVAFSFCHVAGFVLLREIAYAAMGRRYEFGPFGLHFTYELGKDVFGYALAIASFAIARFIVDHSAPSPATGSDAAYSIRDGARILRVPIGDILAIGSAGNYVEFVLRDGRKPLMRAALGSLESEFAPHGFVRVHRSWLVNPARMTALRPEGSGDYTVELGELSVPLSRRFPEALARLRAA, from the coding sequence ATGAGCGGCGACAAATCCGGGACCGATGGCTGGCGGGCCTTCCTCTACGGCCTCGCCTTCACCGCGGCCGTGGTCGCCGCAGTCAACATCGTCAATGTCATCACCATCGGCCATGAGCAGCCGCGTTTCGGCCTGGCCGGACCCATCGTGTGGGAGGGATCGAGCTGGATCACCTTCAACCTGTTCGCGTGGATTGCTTGGCTGGCGCTGCGGCTGGTGCCGCTGGACAGCCGGCCGCGCTGGCGCGTGCCGCTGGTCCATGCCGCGGCGGCCGTGGCGTTCTCGTTCTGCCACGTCGCCGGCTTCGTGCTCTTGCGAGAGATCGCCTATGCGGCGATGGGCCGGCGCTACGAATTCGGGCCGTTCGGCCTGCACTTCACCTACGAACTCGGCAAGGACGTGTTCGGCTATGCGCTGGCGATCGCGAGCTTCGCGATCGCGCGGTTCATCGTGGACCATTCGGCGCCAAGCCCGGCGACCGGCAGCGACGCGGCCTATTCCATCCGCGACGGCGCGCGCATCCTGCGCGTTCCCATCGGCGATATCCTGGCGATCGGTTCGGCGGGGAACTATGTCGAGTTCGTGCTGCGCGACGGCCGCAAGCCCCTGATGCGCGCGGCGCTGGGCAGCCTCGAATCGGAGTTCGCGCCGCACGGCTTCGTGCGGGTGCACCGCTCCTGGCTGGTCAATCCGGCGCGCATGACGGCGCTGAGGCCCGAAGGCTCGGGCGACTACACGGTCGAACTGGGCGAACTCAGCGTGCCGCTGTCGCGGCGGTTCCCCGAAGCGCTCGCGCGCTTGCGCGCGGCTTAG
- a CDS encoding DUF1476 domain-containing protein, protein MSGSFEDRRKGFEGKWAHDAEKQFKIIARRNKLLGLWAAGELGKTGADAEAYAKEVVIADFDEPGEEDVYRKVRGDLDAAKVSEHTIRHKMAELLDAAAEQILKES, encoded by the coding sequence ATGAGCGGATCGTTCGAGGATCGCCGCAAGGGTTTTGAGGGCAAATGGGCCCATGACGCCGAGAAGCAGTTCAAGATCATCGCCCGCCGCAACAAGCTGCTGGGCCTGTGGGCGGCCGGCGAGCTCGGCAAGACCGGCGCGGACGCCGAGGCCTATGCCAAGGAGGTCGTGATCGCCGATTTCGACGAGCCGGGCGAGGAAGACGTCTACCGCAAGGTGCGCGGCGATCTCGATGCCGCGAAAGTCTCCGAACACACCATCCGCCACAAGATGGCCGAGCTGCTCGATGCCGCCGCCGAGCAGATCCTGAAGGAATCCTGA
- the purC gene encoding phosphoribosylaminoimidazolesuccinocarboxamide synthase encodes MKRRRMIYEGKAKILYEGPEPGTLIQYFKDDTTAFDATKKAVLDGKGILNNRISEYLMTQLNAIGVPTHFVKRLNMREQLIKEVEIIPLEVIVRNVAAGSLSKRLGIEEGTVLPRSIIEYCYKNDALHDPLVSEEHITAFGWASPQDLDDIVNLTIRINDFLSGLFLGVGIKLVDFKVEFGRLWENDYMRIVLADEISPDSCRLWDVTSNEKMDKDRFRRDLGGVVEAYSEVARRLGIMPDQVQGESKGPQLVR; translated from the coding sequence ATGAAACGCCGGCGCATGATCTATGAGGGCAAGGCCAAGATCCTCTACGAAGGCCCCGAGCCCGGCACGCTGATCCAGTATTTCAAGGACGACACCACGGCGTTCGACGCCACCAAGAAGGCGGTCTTGGACGGCAAGGGCATCCTCAACAACCGCATCAGCGAATATCTGATGACGCAGCTCAACGCGATCGGCGTGCCGACGCATTTTGTGAAGCGCCTCAACATGCGCGAGCAGCTCATCAAGGAAGTCGAGATCATCCCGCTCGAGGTCATCGTGCGCAATGTGGCGGCGGGCTCGCTGTCCAAGCGGCTGGGCATCGAGGAGGGCACGGTGCTGCCGCGCTCCATCATCGAATATTGCTACAAGAACGACGCGCTGCATGATCCCCTGGTCAGCGAGGAGCACATCACGGCGTTCGGCTGGGCGTCGCCGCAAGACTTGGACGACATCGTCAACCTCACCATCCGCATCAACGATTTCCTCTCCGGCCTGTTCCTCGGCGTCGGCATCAAGCTGGTCGACTTCAAGGTCGAGTTCGGGCGGCTGTGGGAGAATGACTATATGCGCATCGTTCTGGCGGACGAGATCAGCCCCGATTCCTGCCGGCTGTGGGACGTGACCAGCAACGAGAAGATGGACAAGGACCGTTTCCGCCGCGACCTCGGCGGCGTGGTCGAAGCCTATTCCGAAGTCGCCCGCCGCCTCGGCATCATGCCGGACCAGGTGCAGGGCGAGAGCAAGGGGCCACAGCTTGTTCGTTAG
- the purS gene encoding phosphoribosylformylglycinamidine synthase subunit PurS, whose protein sequence is MKARVFVTLKNGVLDPQGKAIGHALNGLGFGAVGEVRQGKVIDLELAEQDEAKAAADLKAMCEKLLANTVIEKYEIELKG, encoded by the coding sequence ATGAAGGCACGCGTATTCGTCACCCTGAAGAACGGCGTCCTCGATCCGCAGGGAAAAGCGATCGGCCACGCGCTGAATGGGCTTGGCTTCGGCGCGGTCGGCGAGGTGCGCCAGGGCAAGGTGATCGACCTCGAACTGGCGGAGCAGGACGAGGCGAAAGCCGCGGCCGACCTGAAAGCGATGTGCGAGAAGCTGCTCGCCAACACCGTGATCGAGAAATACGAGATCGAGCTGAAGGGATGA
- the purQ gene encoding phosphoribosylformylglycinamidine synthase subunit PurQ yields the protein MKSAVVVFPASNCDRDAQVALKQMTGKDPHMVWHQDSELPEVDLVVLPGGFSYGDYLRCGAMASQSAVMRAVKAHAEKGGAVLGICNGFQVLTESHLLPGALMRNAGLKFVCRPVALEVDETQSAFTRKYEKGQRVSFPVAHGEGNYFADEETLDRLEGDGRVVFRYAEGDNPNGSSRNIAGILSEKRNVLGLMPHPERTVDPLLGGTDGRTLFESLIETLS from the coding sequence GTGAAATCCGCCGTGGTCGTCTTTCCCGCCTCGAACTGCGACCGCGATGCGCAGGTCGCGCTCAAGCAGATGACGGGCAAGGACCCGCACATGGTCTGGCACCAGGACAGCGAGCTGCCCGAGGTCGACCTCGTCGTGCTGCCGGGCGGGTTCTCCTACGGTGATTATCTTCGTTGCGGTGCGATGGCGAGCCAGTCGGCGGTGATGCGCGCGGTCAAGGCGCATGCCGAAAAGGGCGGCGCGGTGCTCGGCATCTGCAACGGCTTCCAGGTGCTGACCGAGAGCCATCTTCTGCCCGGCGCGCTGATGCGCAATGCCGGCCTGAAATTCGTCTGCCGCCCGGTGGCGCTGGAGGTCGACGAGACCCAGTCGGCGTTCACGCGCAAATACGAGAAGGGCCAGCGCGTCAGCTTTCCCGTCGCGCATGGCGAGGGCAATTATTTCGCCGACGAGGAGACGCTGGACCGCCTCGAAGGCGACGGCCGCGTCGTGTTCCGCTATGCCGAGGGCGACAACCCCAACGGCTCCTCGCGCAACATCGCCGGCATCCTTTCCGAGAAGCGCAACGTGCTCGGCCTGATGCCGCATCCCGAGCGCACGGTCGATCCCCTGCTCGGCGGCACCGACGGGCGTACGCTGTTCGAGAGCCTGATCGAGACCTTGTCGTGA
- the purL gene encoding phosphoribosylformylglycinamidine synthase subunit PurL, translating into MTEIPPNVVREHGLTDEEYAHIKRLLNRDPNLVELGIFSVMWSEHCSYKSTRVHLARLPTKAPWVIQGPGENAGVIDIGDGDACIFKMESHNHPSFIEPYQGAATGVGGIMRDVFTMGARPIAMMNALRFGEPSHPKTRHLVSGVVSGIGGYGNCMGVPTVGGEVNFHRSYNGNILVNAMCVGLARTDKIFLSAAKGAGNPVVYIGSKTGRDGIHGATMASAEFSEDSEEKRPTVQVGDPFTEKLLLEACLELMATDAIIAIQDMGAAGLTSSSAEMADKGGSGIELDLDHVPQREANMTAYDMMLSESQERMLAVLKPGREAEAERIFKKWELDFAVIGVTTDTHRLIVKHKGEIVADMPVTALSDEAPKYQRPFELAEPARGTPAYDASRPVIASLKTILAAPDMCSRRWVWEQYDHTVMADTVQRPGGDAAVVRVHGTKKGLAITTDVTPRYCLADPFEGAKQAVAEAWRNLTAVGAKPLAVTDNLNFGNPQKPEIMGQIVRGIDGIGEACRALDFPVIGGNCSLYNETNGEGILPTPAIGAVGLMKDVAKMATIGFKRNVDVIMLIGENANRLGGHLGQSIYLREIEGKEEGAAPPVDLAAERRNGDFVRLLIEAGGIDTVHDLSDGGLAVALAEMCLAGGMGANIRLPEGADPIPFLYGEDQARYVVAFPSALTMRVSETARNHGVPHVLIGCTAPDKLLIEGVGEIAVAALKAAHEDWFPRYMSGEEIPPTN; encoded by the coding sequence GTGACGGAGATCCCCCCCAACGTCGTCCGCGAGCACGGCCTCACGGACGAGGAATACGCCCATATCAAGCGGCTCTTGAATCGCGATCCCAATCTCGTCGAGCTCGGCATCTTCTCGGTGATGTGGAGCGAGCATTGCTCCTACAAATCCACCCGCGTGCATCTCGCGCGCCTTCCGACCAAGGCGCCCTGGGTGATCCAGGGGCCGGGCGAAAATGCCGGCGTGATCGACATCGGCGACGGCGATGCCTGCATCTTCAAGATGGAAAGCCACAACCACCCCTCCTTCATCGAGCCCTATCAGGGCGCGGCGACCGGCGTCGGCGGTATCATGCGCGACGTCTTCACCATGGGCGCGCGGCCCATCGCGATGATGAACGCACTGCGCTTCGGCGAGCCTTCGCACCCCAAGACCCGGCATCTCGTTTCGGGCGTGGTCAGCGGCATCGGCGGCTATGGCAATTGCATGGGCGTGCCGACGGTCGGCGGCGAGGTGAATTTCCACCGCTCCTACAACGGCAACATCCTGGTCAACGCGATGTGCGTCGGCCTGGCGCGCACCGACAAGATTTTCCTCTCGGCGGCGAAGGGCGCCGGCAATCCCGTCGTCTATATCGGCTCGAAGACCGGGCGCGACGGCATCCATGGCGCCACCATGGCAAGCGCCGAGTTCAGCGAGGACTCCGAAGAGAAGCGCCCCACGGTGCAGGTCGGCGATCCCTTCACCGAGAAGCTGCTGCTCGAAGCCTGCCTCGAACTGATGGCGACGGATGCGATCATCGCGATCCAGGACATGGGGGCGGCGGGGCTCACCTCGTCGTCCGCCGAGATGGCGGACAAGGGCGGCAGCGGCATCGAGCTCGATCTCGATCATGTGCCGCAGCGCGAAGCCAACATGACCGCCTACGACATGATGCTGTCGGAAAGCCAGGAGCGCATGCTGGCGGTCCTGAAGCCCGGGCGCGAGGCGGAAGCCGAACGCATCTTCAAGAAATGGGAACTGGATTTCGCGGTGATCGGCGTCACCACCGACACGCACCGGCTGATCGTCAAGCACAAGGGCGAGATCGTCGCCGATATGCCGGTCACGGCGCTGTCGGACGAGGCGCCGAAATATCAAAGGCCGTTCGAGCTGGCCGAACCGGCGCGCGGCACGCCGGCCTATGACGCTTCGCGGCCGGTCATCGCGTCGCTGAAGACGATCCTGGCCGCGCCCGACATGTGCTCGCGGCGCTGGGTGTGGGAGCAGTACGACCACACCGTGATGGCCGACACGGTGCAGCGCCCCGGCGGCGATGCCGCCGTGGTGCGCGTCCACGGCACGAAGAAGGGCCTCGCGATCACCACCGACGTGACGCCGCGCTATTGCCTGGCCGATCCGTTCGAGGGCGCCAAGCAGGCGGTGGCGGAAGCCTGGCGCAACCTCACCGCGGTCGGCGCCAAGCCGTTGGCGGTGACCGACAACCTCAATTTCGGCAATCCGCAGAAGCCCGAAATCATGGGCCAGATCGTGCGCGGCATCGACGGCATCGGCGAGGCCTGCCGCGCCCTCGACTTCCCGGTGATCGGCGGCAATTGCTCGCTCTACAACGAGACGAATGGCGAAGGCATCCTGCCGACCCCGGCCATCGGTGCCGTCGGCCTGATGAAGGACGTCGCCAAGATGGCGACCATCGGCTTCAAGCGGAACGTCGACGTGATCATGCTGATCGGCGAGAATGCGAACCGCCTTGGGGGCCACCTCGGCCAGTCGATCTATCTGCGCGAGATCGAAGGCAAGGAAGAAGGCGCCGCCCCACCCGTCGACCTGGCGGCCGAACGGCGCAACGGCGATTTCGTGCGCCTCTTGATCGAGGCCGGCGGCATCGACACGGTGCACGACCTCTCGGACGGCGGCCTTGCCGTCGCGCTGGCGGAGATGTGCCTGGCCGGCGGCATGGGCGCGAACATCCGCCTGCCCGAGGGCGCCGATCCGATCCCCTTCCTGTACGGCGAGGACCAGGCCCGCTATGTCGTCGCCTTCCCCTCGGCACTGACGATGCGCGTGTCGGAAACGGCGCGCAATCACGGCGTGCCGCACGTCCTGATCGGCTGCACCGCGCCGGACAAGCTCCTGATCGAGGGCGTCGGCGAGATCGCGGTCGCCGCGCTGAAAGCGGCGCATGAAGACTGGTTTCCGCGCTATATGAGCGGCGAAGAGATTCCGCCGACCAACTAG
- a CDS encoding BolA family transcriptional regulator, with protein MGMKAAEIEMFIKDAFPDAEVAITDLAGDDNHWAAVVASAAFKGKTRVQQHQMVYAALKGNMGGVLHALQLTTQAKD; from the coding sequence ATGGGCATGAAAGCCGCCGAAATCGAGATGTTCATCAAGGACGCATTTCCCGACGCCGAAGTGGCGATCACCGACCTCGCCGGCGACGACAATCACTGGGCCGCGGTCGTGGCGTCCGCCGCCTTCAAGGGCAAGACCCGCGTGCAGCAGCACCAGATGGTCTATGCCGCGCTCAAAGGGAACATGGGCGGCGTCCTCCACGCTTTGCAATTGACGACGCAGGCGAAAGACTGA